From Pleurocapsa minor HA4230-MV1, one genomic window encodes:
- a CDS encoding DUF3288 family protein has product MENIDQQHPQNQKDRLTVDHLLKASSNPGDRELVELARLIIRYRDFPGARDIQRDLVVALHNWQLTEEELYQKTRAIHAEGTVYRRTATGETQDWT; this is encoded by the coding sequence ATGGAAAACATCGATCAGCAGCATCCTCAAAATCAGAAGGATCGGCTGACAGTCGATCATTTGTTGAAAGCATCATCAAATCCTGGCGATCGCGAATTAGTAGAATTGGCGCGTCTGATTATTCGCTATCGTGATTTTCCTGGCGCACGGGATATTCAGCGAGATTTAGTAGTAGCCTTGCATAACTGGCAATTAACTGAAGAAGAGCTTTACCAAAAAACCCGTGCCATTCATGCCGAGGGAACGGTATATCGGCGCACCGCAACAGGAGAAACCCAGGATTGGACTTGA
- a CDS encoding type II toxin-antitoxin system YafQ family toxin gives MIKISFSSSFLRVFKKRIKGNTKLESRFWTKVEVFTNNPFDPSLRTHKLSGKLKDLWSFSLEYDERVLFYFTDDGNAVFIDIGNHDEVY, from the coding sequence ATGATTAAAATTAGCTTTAGTTCATCTTTTCTTCGAGTATTCAAAAAAAGAATTAAAGGTAATACAAAGTTAGAATCTAGATTTTGGACAAAAGTAGAAGTATTTACCAATAATCCTTTTGACCCAAGCCTCAGAACTCATAAATTATCGGGAAAACTGAAAGATTTATGGAGCTTCAGCTTAGAGTACGACGAGCGAGTTCTATTTTACTTTACAGATGATGGAAATGCCGTTTTTATTGATATTGGTAATCACGATGAAGTGTATTAG